The following DNA comes from Marinitoga litoralis.
ATGTATAATTGGTTTTATACCCTTAGCCATTGCTTCTGCAATATTATATCCAAAACTTTCATGAATACTTGTAGAAAGAAGATAATTTTTATCTTTCCACCATTCATCCATATCATCAACCCAACCATAAAAAATAACATTATTTTCTAAATTCATTTCTTTAACCATATGTTTTAAATAAATTTGGTATCTTAACTCTTGGAAATCTCCAGCAATATGAAGTTTATATCTATTATCTTTTTCAACAAGTTTTTTAATTATTTGAAGCATCATTGGAGGATTCTTTTTATGAGAAATATTAGCAACCCAGGCAATATTATATCCTTTTTCTCTTTTAGAAAATGGAATGTTATTAATTTTTACTCCATTAGGAATTATTTCAATATCTACTAAATTTTCTATATTAGGAATATATGATTTTATTATATCTTTAATATGTTCAGCAACTAATATTAATTTATCTATATTATTCCAATTTATTTTTGTTGGATAATAAGCTAATGACTCATAACTATGTAATCTTATAATTGCAGGTTTTCCTGATAATTTATTATAATTACTTGCAACAATAGCAACTTCATTTGCCCATTCTAACCAAACAATATCAGCCCAATCTATTGCTTGATATATTTCTTCATTTTTAGTTACAACAAATTTTCTTACCCAATATTCATTAGATAATCCCTCGATTATATCATTTATAAAATTATCAAGTCCTTTGGCACAAATAAAAGATAATTTTGGTAATTTTTTTGCATTTTCAAACTTGTTTTTAAAATTATTTATTTTATTTTTAAAGTAAGATTCTGAACCTTGAGGAGCATTATTAAAAGCTTTCTCTAAAAAGGATATAGCTTGATCAAAATGTCCTTCGAATAACCATAAATCTGCCAGCATATCATTTATAGCCCAATCATTTGGGTCTTTTTCATAATATTTAATAGCAGTATCTTTTAATTTATTCCAATTTTTCTTATTATAATATATAGTAGATAAATTAAAAAGTGCATCCAAATTATTTGGATTTAATTTTAATACTTCTTTTAAAATGGATATAGCTTTATTAGTTTCTTTTAAATTATAATAAGCCAAAGCAGTAATTATATAATCATTTTCTTCTTTGACTTTTTTATTGTTAAATTCTTTGATTACTCTTTCAAAATTCCTTTCATCAAATATTTTTTTTAAATCCATACTTTTACCTCCGTAATAATCTCTATTTAATATTTCGTCTCAAATAAAGAAATTCCTTAATTCATTAATTCGTTTTACGAATTAATGAAAATGTGTTATAATTTAAGAGAAAACAATAATGGGGGTGAAATAGTGTTAAGTAAAGAATTAGTACATGAGATTATAGCCACTGTTTTAAAATATGGTGGAGATTTTGCAGAAGTATTTGTTGAAAAAAGATATACAAACACATTTGAAATGAAAAATGGAGATTTAGAAAACGCTAGTTCAGGTAATTCCTTTGGAGTGGGTATAAGGGGATTTTTAAATACACAAGCGGTATATGCATATACTAATGATTTAAG
Coding sequences within:
- a CDS encoding glycosyltransferase — protein: MDLKKIFDERNFERVIKEFNNKKVKEENDYIITALAYYNLKETNKAISILKEVLKLNPNNLDALFNLSTIYYNKKNWNKLKDTAIKYYEKDPNDWAINDMLADLWLFEGHFDQAISFLEKAFNNAPQGSESYFKNKINNFKNKFENAKKLPKLSFICAKGLDNFINDIIEGLSNEYWVRKFVVTKNEEIYQAIDWADIVWLEWANEVAIVASNYNKLSGKPAIIRLHSYESLAYYPTKINWNNIDKLILVAEHIKDIIKSYIPNIENLVDIEIIPNGVKINNIPFSKREKGYNIAWVANISHKKNPPMMLQIIKKLVEKDNRYKLHIAGDFQELRYQIYLKHMVKEMNLENNVIFYGWVDDMDEWWKDKNYLLSTSIHESFGYNIAEAMAKGIKPIIHNFFGSKNIWPKDLLFNTIDDAVKLIIEERYETDKYREYVKNNYSFDEKINELKNTIKKYKYKSCKKK